DNA from Triticum aestivum cultivar Chinese Spring chromosome 7D, IWGSC CS RefSeq v2.1, whole genome shotgun sequence:
AGCAATCAACACCACACCACCACCAATGGTCCTGTCATGTGACCATGTTGTGTGAGTGGGTTGTACAAAGTAGGAGGAGCCTCTGGTAGCTAGCGGCTAGCTAGAGAGCCGCCGCATGGACAGAAAAAGCACGAATCTAGCAAGTTCCTCTCGCTACTCACTCGACTATCCTAcccatctttgcttgagtgcttgtGCGTCACTAGACTTCGCTATCACCATCACCGTGCATGTGTCGGTGCCAATGATCGATATGCCATCAACTCGGCCACTGATGCTTGGTAATTGGTGGGAATTGTTACCTGAGAGCCAGACGAGGTCGGCGAGGTCGAGGCCCTTGGCACGGAAGGAGGTGAGGAGGTCGGTGAAGTTCATGGTGGGCGCCGGGATCTGGTCCAGCGCCTCCTGCTTGATCGACACCCTGCCGTCGCGACGCCCCGTCGGCACGCGCCAGAACGGCCCGCCCTGCAATTTTTTTTTTCACTCATCATCGGTCAGTCGCCGAGGCGCGCGTGTCGGAAGCGTGGGTGGGAAGGGAAGCAGAGCACTTACGATGACGCCGACGGCGTCGCGGGAGGCGAGCGCGaggatgtcggcgcaggagacgacgcCGGGGCACTCCTGCTCGAGGAGCGCCTTCACGCGGTCCAGGAAGGCGAAGCCGCGCAGCGTCAGGTTGGGCGTCGCGTCCTTCTCGGCTTCCCCGCCGCCGGTCGTCGCGTTCAGCAGCACCGACGCGTCGCACCCCTGCACCAGCGCCATGCCGACTGATCAGGATTCAGAACAAACACGCGCGCGCGCAATGGCATTGCCATCGCCGTCCCCATGCACGGAAAGGAAGAGCATAACGTACCctgacgaagcagtcgtggaagtggGTGCGGATGAGGGTGGCGGCGACGGAGGGCGCGTGCGGGACGTGCCGCTCCACGTAGTGCTTCACGATCTGCTCCGCCCGCGGGCAGCTCTGCTCGTAGTACCCCTGCCACAGCTTCCCGCCCTCCGCCATCGCCACCGCGACGCCAACCGTCACCACGAGCATCACCAACACCAACGTCGCCGCCGCCATTGTCACCGCCACCCTAGCTAGCTAGAGCCTAGAGCGCGCCTGGAGCTCTCGAGTGGCCGGCGATGGTGTACAAAGGCACGAGGATGCTCTGTTCTGAAATAGTACAGCCAACGATCGCTTTTTATACGCACGGGCACGCTCTGGCCTTGCATCAGCTAGCGGCGGCAATGCGTGGTCCGTTGGTGGGGTTGGTGCTGGGCGGTACGTAAGCGGGCGAGTAGGTAGAGAGGCCGGCGGGCCGACGTAGCAAGAGACACGGCGAGACGATGGAGGCGCCCTGACAAGTAAAGAAATCGATATCGACCGGCCGCCCCTGCCAATGGCGTCGCGGTTTGCTAACAAAGCGATGGTCAGACAGCCTGGGGAGCGGGCGTTTGCTTCCACCACGGAAATGTTCAGTTAAGCACTGCAATTATTATTCGAAACTACTACACGTACGAACATGACTTGTCCGATTTGGTACGATGCAACATCCAGCCGTTGCTGGACTTAGAGTCCAACTGATATACGGGTTGATCTGCTCCATCGGATATAATTCGTACGTGAATTGTCGTACGTATAGCATGGTTCATTATTATTAGTCAGCTAGCTGTACTCCCTTGAAGAAAATAGTCAGCGGTACTACTGGTATGCGTGACAGAGTGACAGTACGAATCGAGATGCCATTTGTCAAGACTAGGCGATACGTACGTACGCATTTGATTACCTACATACGGCTATGATATTATTTGTACGTCGCTCCATTTGGGTTATTTGACTGAAACCCTCTAAACTACCATGAAAAATGTTATGTGGAACCTGGATGGACCAACACTTTGTTGACAAGGCAAGGCAAAAAAAAAAATTCATATTTCTGAGCTTAAAAATATGTTTTGCTTGTGACCCTGAAAGCTCATTTGTCAATTGATTTAACAAAATGTCTTCAGAGGAATTTAAAAAGTACTCACGTCCTTTAATATGGcgtaaaaaataaaatattattGTCTCGGTTGACTGAGAAAATCTTATTCATCTATCTACTTTACAAAAAAAAGTATTCACTACACTGCAATAATTTGTTCACACACTGGACACACGAATGTAGTATTTCTTCCTAGAAATTCTAAATTTGTAGAATGTTGCATGTATCTTGCAAAGCTAATTAAATAATTAAGAAATTTTTATCTAGGTTAATAGTGGGTAGAAAGTACTGTAGAAAGGTACTGGAAACTTATCTTTTGTAATATTTTCATTAAAAAATATGACCAGATGGGAGCTATGCAAAAATCACTAATTGATGCATCAAACAAATTGCTACGGTACAGGTTACTCCCTCCGGCAGGGTTTACAAGGCACAATTTGTTTGTCAAGGTTTAACTTTGAGCGGAGACAGGCGACTAACCTGTTAATTGTGAGATTAGTATGGTAATTTTGTCAAACTTCGAAGCTGGCAACTTTACTAGGCGTCGTGTGACCATGCGGTCAACTATTTCCGACAAGAACAAACATTTCCATAACAATATAAATTTGTTGACGATGAAAACATTACCAAAGCTGTACTATTTttaaaaaaatgagaccaacccaaggaCTAACCCTTGTTGGCAtttttttataggagaaactccgcgAGCACCGCACGTCCGAGTCGGGACTCAAACTTGGGTGGGCTGGCAGCTACCCTAGCTGCCCAACCAACGGGTCAATGCCCCGTCCTCAAGCCGTACTGTTTTTTCAACATGGACTACTTATCCAAGCGGGTGCATGCCTAGTGGGCTGGCCTCATCAGCCATCACAAGGCTGCCAAAGCGTTTTTCCACTTTCTAGCCCCTCTTTCCTTTGCCTGCGTCTAGAATAGCCTCAACTCCCATCCATCCGTACGCACATACGCAATGCACCCACATTAAACCGCCGGCCAGAAACTAAACATGCATCACATGCCCAGCACTTTCCCTTCATCTGTCCTCTGCCCCATGCATTTCAATTCCATTATTGGTACCCTACCAATATGTCAATATGACATTATATAATATACAGTTTGTACTTCACAAATGTTGCACAAATGAAAGGACCCTAGCAACTCGCAGCTACGCAGATGCATGATTGCAATTTGCAACTCAAGGTGAAGAACATGCAGGCCCTTCCGTTCCTGCTCACGCATGAAGCTTCCTCCTCTTTTAGTTTTCCATCTGCAATCAGCGACAGTAAGACGTCCGCATCAACCGAGCTCATTGAAACCAGTGTACTTGGGCCATGTCATTGCTCACCGCATCGCTTCGGCCCGTCCTTGGCCATTGGTCGTCGACCTCACCGACAGCCTAGCGTGCCAGCCTCCCTTGTCATTACAAGCTAGAATTGCATTTATCTAAGGGGTTGGTTAGTTAGCTTGGCGCAGCTATTTTGACGCGTTCTGTTGCCGGTATGTGGATGAATATAAGATGAACCCTTGAGAGAactttctcaccaaacgtgatgcCCACATTACTGGCTTTCTTACTTTTTTCACGGGCTGATTGAGGGAGCCTCATGAATCTTCCCTGCGACCCAGACTGACACGGCGAAAAGAGACGGTGAACTCAATCCCATGAAGGCTTCGAGGAGAAGGCTACCGCAGatgttctttcagttcaggggggAGAAGAGCCTTTGGAATAACTTGTGACCAGGGGAAAATGGTTATGGCAGTGTGGCATGCACTGCCATGGATTGCACGCAATACCTAGGGATGAGCTACTGCATTTTCTTCACTTCTTTTCTGCTAGCTCTCTCTCATAAGTTACAACTAGCTCTCTATCATGCACCTTTTCTACTAGACACATCCTATATCTTAATTTCTTCCTTGAAAGAACATCTTGTTTAGCTAATGACTGATGCAATGCAACCACCACATTAGTGCAATTAGTATTTAGTACTAGCCCATATGCATGGACCATGATGGCGTGATGTGTGCATGCCCATCATCCGCATCAGTGCACCATAGTTTTAGCTAATGACTGATGCAACCATGGCACCAGCCGGGGGTGCCAACTGCCAAGGACGGCATAATTAGGACTGACCAGTGTTTCTCTCAACGAGGTCCTCGTCATTATCAAATCTCGATACGAGTTGACAGACAATAGTACAACCAATGATGTGTATAACAACAAGATGAAATGTTCATAAGAAAATAAGATGAAATGCATGCACACTAATTATAGAAAAAGTTATTTTGTATATTAGAGATTCCATGTCGTCGACCAATAATGCATGTACTTTGCAATGAGTAAATGGTCTTGTGATGTATAGAAACGCTGCTGTCCGTCCTTAATACGTCGAAACAATATCCAAATGCACGCCAGTTCAATGCCATGATGAGCAACCCTCTATCACCACACTTTAATTAGTAC
Protein-coding regions in this window:
- the LOC123169395 gene encoding peroxidase 3, encoding MAAATLVLVMLVVTVGVAVAMAEGGKLWQGYYEQSCPRAEQIVKHYVERHVPHAPSVAATLIRTHFHDCFVRGCDASVLLNATTGGGEAEKDATPNLTLRGFAFLDRVKALLEQECPGVVSCADILALASRDAVGVIGGPFWRVPTGRRDGRVSIKQEALDQIPAPTMNFTDLLTSFRAKGLDLADLVWLSGAHTIGISHCNSFTERLYNFTGRGGPGDADPSLDAEYAANLRRTKCTTPTDNTTIVEMDPGSFLTFDTSYYRGLLKRRGLFQSDAALITDAAARADVESVAKGPSEVFFQVFARSMVRMGMIEVKTGGEGEIRRHCAVVNS